The following are encoded together in the Daphnia magna isolate NIES linkage group LG8, ASM2063170v1.1, whole genome shotgun sequence genome:
- the LOC116928284 gene encoding spondin-1 isoform X2 → MSILNVQSRWIILTGLLGLLVVNGQLQLNCSHPDAVVVENRELWFADDNGLTKELCADPQENEDEQPEINEPCCACDEAKYEVMFEGFWSRQTHPRDFPANEWLTHFSDIIGASHSADYRVWEYGGIASDGLRQVAEWGSTQALESELKSESDHIRTIIKSRGLWYPNVNGKTYAVFRVDRKHHLMSLVSMLGPSPDWIVGVSALELCSRNCTWVENKTLNLYPWDAGTDSGITYTSTNSMTNPREKITRITSSYPADPRSPFYDPTGSDMKPLARVVITRQRVYEKACTDTSTITEDAISHPDNSGDALRPECAVTEWGQFSPCSVTCGKGLRMRQRFYINQMKAEMTRCDRQLEEKEMCASAVELCGDGSMVKDDVCAVSEWSQWSSCSVTCGKGFRTRTRRYYDRMGRKKCHLETSEQEMCMGMNFECEDSGFDESEDPECLVSDWSDWSPCSATCGKGMQVRSRIPLVIGNNGVAATFLPGHCNMDTMEKTVCMADKPDCSFSMADAKAICMEEVDPGPCRGPFSRWYFDAHKGMCIPFTYGGCRGNRNNFERREDCVNTCELLARAGGDDHLSDQFDDDFGGFNGMDKANMGINHHQNHPQASPIDCMITEWTQWSPCNVTCGKGWREKQRMIKVPAQNGGKPCPKKITKRRQCYRRPCK, encoded by the exons ATGTCGATTTTAAACGTTCAGTCACGGTGGATCATTCTGACAGGTTTGCTCGGTTTATTGGTCGTAAACGGACAGCTTCAATTGAATTGCTCCCATCCAGA CGCTGTAGTGGTGGAAAATCGGGAACTATGGTTCGCGGACGACAACGGCCTAACCAAAGAATTGTGCGCCGATCCGCAAGAGAACGAGGACGAACAGCCCGAAATCAACGAGCCCTGCTGCGCTTGCGATGAGGCCAAATACGAG GTCATGTTCGAGGGTTTTTGGTCCCGTCAGACGCACCCGCGCGATTTCCCAGCAAACGAGTGGCTGACACACTTTAGCGACATTATTGGAGCATCGCATAGCGCCGACTATCGCGTATGGGAATACGGCGGAATCGCTTCCGACGGACTCCGGCAAGTGGCAGAATGGGGATCGACGCAAGCGTTGGAATCCGAATTAAAATCCGAG AGCGATCACATCCGAACGATTATCAAATCACGTGGGCTTTGGTATCCGAACGTCAATGGCAAGACCTACGCCGTTTTCCGAGTCGATCGCAAACACCATCTCATGTCACTCGTCTCCATGTTGGGTCCATCGCCCGATTGGATTGTGGGCGTTTCAGCGTTAGAACTTTGTTCGCGTAATTGCACTTGGGTAGAGAACAAGACCCTAAATCTTTACCCATGGGACGCTGGTACCGATAGCGGTATCACCTACACC TCGACCAATTCGATGACTAATCCTCGTGAGAAGATTACACGCATTACATCGTCCTACCCGGCGGATCCACGTTCACCTTTCTACGATCCGACAGGATCTGATATGAAACCGTTGGCCCGAGTGGTCATTACACGACAGCGTGTGTACGAAAAAGCCTGCACGGACACATCTACGATTACTGAGGATGCTATTAGTCATCCGGACAACTCCGGGGACGCCCTCAGAC CCGAGTGTGCTGTGACTGAATGGGGCCAATTCAGTCCCTGCTCCGTCACTTGCGGTAAGGGTCTTCGCATGCGTCAGCGATTTTACATTAATCAAATGAAAGCCGAGATGACCAGGTGCGATCGTCAActcgaagaaaaagaaatgtgcgCCAGCGCTGTCGAGCTTTGTGG CGACGGATCTATGGTGAAGGACGACGTTTGTGCCGTTTCGGAATGGTCGCAATGGTCCTCTTGTTCCGTTACGTGCGGAAAGGGCTTCCGGACCAGGACTAGACGATACTATGACCGTATGGGTCGTAAGAAATGCCATTTGGAAACCTCGGAACAAGAAATGTGCATGGGTATGAATTTCGAATGCGAAGATTCCGGATTCGATGAATCGGAAGATCCTGAATGTCTTGTCAGCGATTGGAGTGATTGGTCACCCTGTAGCGCTACTTGTGGAAAAGGTATGCAAGTACGTAGCCGGATCCCGCTGGTGATTGGAAATAATGGCGTGGCTGCTACCTTTCTACCTGGCCACTGCAACATGGATACTATGGAGAAAACTGTCTGCATGGCAGATAAACCCGACTGTTCCTTCAGTATGGCCGACGCTAAAG CTATCTGTATGGAAGAGGTAGACCCTGGACCGTGTCGTGGACCTTTCTCTCGTTGGTACTTTGACGCTCACAAGGGGATGTGCATTCCATTTACGTACGGTGGTTGCCGCGGAAATCGGAACAACTTTGAAAGGCGCGAGGATTGCGTCAATACGTGCGAACTATTAGCACGCG CTGGTGGAGATGATCACCTTTCAGATCAGTTTGATGATGATTTTGGTGGATTCAATGGAATGGACAAAGCAAACATGGGTATCAATCATCACCAGAACCATCCACAAGCATCTCCTATTGACTGTATGATCACTGAATGGACACAATGGTCACCTTGCAATGTTACCTGTGGAAAAGGATGGAGAGAGAAACAAAGGATGATCAAG GTTCCAGCCCAAAACGGTGGTAAACCTTGTCCGAAAAAG ATTACGAAAAGACGCCAGTGCTACCGCAGACCCTGCAAGTAA
- the LOC116928295 gene encoding cholecystokinin receptor type A, protein MLLLDNSTTVSDGRLDEDVNRPMIDAKDYADFLQYVNSFNWSGVADVVDAIEDPFANFVGGLDGSSAIALDPASFWLNFSGHFPTVSDSSSILNASAVDTVINSSTADWIWEAGKLRIPLYSIIFLLGITGNVLVILTILQNTRMRTVTNMFLLNLAISDLLLGVFCMPFTLIGQLLRDFIFGDVFCRLISFFQAVSVSVSGWTLVAISVERFYAICHPLTSRKWQTRSHARYIILAVWLGSLAIMSPVAVLSQLKPVGNDGRRKCREVWPDDTLEKTFTVFLDVILLIIPLFLMVAMYGMIVNHLWKVDQGGGGEESEAAMSVTARNTSANRNSISQSERLTSSALTVNVNGNGSSTSRAGIYRGNKRATVSGSTAGLPATPSLRRCNPEHCLKTKRRVLKMLIVVVLEFFICWTPLYVVNTMSFFAPRALYEGLGYTGISLMQLLAQASCCCNPITYCFMSSSFRRAFVKAFGCSKVENFSRSVGTV, encoded by the exons ATGTTGCTGCTAGATAATTCAACAACGGTTAGCGATGGCCGGTTGGACGAAGACGTTAACCGTCCTATGATTGACGCCAAGGACTACGCTGACTTTCTGCAGTATGTCAATAGCTTCAACTGGAGTGGCGTCGCTGACGTCGTCGACGCTATCGAAGATCCGTTTGCCAACTTTGTCGGCGGACTTGACGGATCGTCAGCCATCGCGCTCGACCCGGCCAGTTTTTGGCTCAACTTTAGCGGTCACTTTCCGACCGTCTCCGATTCGTCATCCATCTTGAATGCATCGGCAGTTGATACGGTCATTAACAGCAGCACAGCCGACTGGATTTGGGAGGCTGGCAAACTACGCATCCCTCTCTACAG CATCATTTTCCTGCTGGGCATCACGGGCAACGTCCTGGTGATTTTGACCATCCTGCAAAACACGCGGATGCGTACCGTTACCAACATGTTTCTACTCAATCTGGCCATCTCGGACCTGCTGCTCGGCGTTTTCTGCATGCCGTTCACGCTGATCGGCCAGTTGCTCAGAGACTTCATCTTCGGCGACGTCTTTTGCCGACTCATCTCCTTCTTTCAAG CTGTTTCTGTCAGTGTGTCCGGATGGACGCTGGTGGCAATCTCCGTGGAACGCTTCTACGCCATTTGTCATCCGCTG acTTCAAGAAAATGGCAGACGAGAAGTCACGCCAGATACATCATCTTGGCCGTCTGGCTCGGATCACTGGCCATTATGTCGCCTGTGGCCGTCCTGTCGCAATTGAAGCCTGTCGGTAACGACG GACGCCGCAAATGTCGCGAAGTCTGGCCCGACGACACCTTAGAGAAAACCTTCACCGTCTTTCTTGACGTCATCCTGCTCATCATCCCGTTGTTTCTTATGGTCGCCATGTACGGAATGATAGTCAACCATCTATGGAAAGTCGATCAAG GAGGCGGAGGGGAGGAAAGCGAAGCAGCCATGAGTGTGACCGCTCGTAATACTTCTGCCAACAGGAATTCAATCAGCCAATCAGAGAGGCTCACGTCCAGCGCGCTCACGGTGAACGTCAACGGAAACGGCTCGTCCACGTCACGCGCTGGCATTTATCGCGGAAACAAAAGAGCCACCGTGTCTGGTAGCACAGCTGGCCTGCCCGCCACGCCAAGTCTTCGACGCTGTAATCCGGAGCACTGTTTGAAAACTAAGAGACGCGTCCTCAAAATGCTAATCGTCGTCGTCCTAGAGTTTTTCATCTGCTGGACGCCGCTCTACGTGGTCAACACCATGTCCTTCTTCGCTCCTCGAGCGCTTTACGAAGGACTGGGATACACGGGCATATCGCTTATGCAGCTGTTGGCACAGGCCAGCTGTTGCTGTAACCCCATCACTTATTGCTTCATGAGTTCATCTTTTCGTCGAGCGTTTGTCAAAGCCTTCGGATGTTCCAAGGTGGAAAATTTTTCGCGATCGGTAGGGACTGTCTAG
- the LOC116928284 gene encoding spondin-1 isoform X1, producing the protein MRMRLICSLSFFLLFSTVSANLSSGLRRGETCIRQPEGVEGGKTSGDNGYRIKISGNPDKYFPGEVYTVTLQNLRSSNVLQKFVGFLLTATPSITSIPTSPDTAGSFRLFSDSLSRFSDVCPNGITQTSSVPKTEIQVLWTAPGPGTGCIKFSAVVVENRELWFADDNGLTKELCADPQENEDEQPEINEPCCACDEAKYEVMFEGFWSRQTHPRDFPANEWLTHFSDIIGASHSADYRVWEYGGIASDGLRQVAEWGSTQALESELKSESDHIRTIIKSRGLWYPNVNGKTYAVFRVDRKHHLMSLVSMLGPSPDWIVGVSALELCSRNCTWVENKTLNLYPWDAGTDSGITYTSTNSMTNPREKITRITSSYPADPRSPFYDPTGSDMKPLARVVITRQRVYEKACTDTSTITEDAISHPDNSGDALRPECAVTEWGQFSPCSVTCGKGLRMRQRFYINQMKAEMTRCDRQLEEKEMCASAVELCGDGSMVKDDVCAVSEWSQWSSCSVTCGKGFRTRTRRYYDRMGRKKCHLETSEQEMCMGMNFECEDSGFDESEDPECLVSDWSDWSPCSATCGKGMQVRSRIPLVIGNNGVAATFLPGHCNMDTMEKTVCMADKPDCSFSMADAKAICMEEVDPGPCRGPFSRWYFDAHKGMCIPFTYGGCRGNRNNFERREDCVNTCELLARAGGDDHLSDQFDDDFGGFNGMDKANMGINHHQNHPQASPIDCMITEWTQWSPCNVTCGKGWREKQRMIKVPAQNGGKPCPKKITKRRQCYRRPCK; encoded by the exons ATGAGAATGCGACTCATTTGTTCGTTATCGTTCTTCTTATTGTTTTCAACGGTGTCGGCGAATTTATCATCCGGGCTACGGAGAGGAGAAACTTGCATCCGGCAACCGGAGGGCGTGGAAGGTGGCAAGACTTCCGGTGACAATGGATATCGCATTAAAATCAGCGGCAATCCCGACAAATATTTCCCTGGAGAAGTTTACACAG TTACGCTGCAAAACTTGAGATCGTCGAatgttttacaaaaatttgtcggcttcttgCTAACGGCTACGCCTTCCATTACTTCGATTCCGACGTCACCCGACACAGCCGGAAGCTTCCGGCTTTTTAGCGACTCATTAAGCCGATTCAGCGACGTCTGTCCCAATGGGATTACGCAAACGTCTTCGGTACCTAAAACGGAAATACAGGTCCTATGGACCGCTCCCGGGCCCGGCACCGGTTGCATCAAGTTCAG CGCTGTAGTGGTGGAAAATCGGGAACTATGGTTCGCGGACGACAACGGCCTAACCAAAGAATTGTGCGCCGATCCGCAAGAGAACGAGGACGAACAGCCCGAAATCAACGAGCCCTGCTGCGCTTGCGATGAGGCCAAATACGAG GTCATGTTCGAGGGTTTTTGGTCCCGTCAGACGCACCCGCGCGATTTCCCAGCAAACGAGTGGCTGACACACTTTAGCGACATTATTGGAGCATCGCATAGCGCCGACTATCGCGTATGGGAATACGGCGGAATCGCTTCCGACGGACTCCGGCAAGTGGCAGAATGGGGATCGACGCAAGCGTTGGAATCCGAATTAAAATCCGAG AGCGATCACATCCGAACGATTATCAAATCACGTGGGCTTTGGTATCCGAACGTCAATGGCAAGACCTACGCCGTTTTCCGAGTCGATCGCAAACACCATCTCATGTCACTCGTCTCCATGTTGGGTCCATCGCCCGATTGGATTGTGGGCGTTTCAGCGTTAGAACTTTGTTCGCGTAATTGCACTTGGGTAGAGAACAAGACCCTAAATCTTTACCCATGGGACGCTGGTACCGATAGCGGTATCACCTACACC TCGACCAATTCGATGACTAATCCTCGTGAGAAGATTACACGCATTACATCGTCCTACCCGGCGGATCCACGTTCACCTTTCTACGATCCGACAGGATCTGATATGAAACCGTTGGCCCGAGTGGTCATTACACGACAGCGTGTGTACGAAAAAGCCTGCACGGACACATCTACGATTACTGAGGATGCTATTAGTCATCCGGACAACTCCGGGGACGCCCTCAGAC CCGAGTGTGCTGTGACTGAATGGGGCCAATTCAGTCCCTGCTCCGTCACTTGCGGTAAGGGTCTTCGCATGCGTCAGCGATTTTACATTAATCAAATGAAAGCCGAGATGACCAGGTGCGATCGTCAActcgaagaaaaagaaatgtgcgCCAGCGCTGTCGAGCTTTGTGG CGACGGATCTATGGTGAAGGACGACGTTTGTGCCGTTTCGGAATGGTCGCAATGGTCCTCTTGTTCCGTTACGTGCGGAAAGGGCTTCCGGACCAGGACTAGACGATACTATGACCGTATGGGTCGTAAGAAATGCCATTTGGAAACCTCGGAACAAGAAATGTGCATGGGTATGAATTTCGAATGCGAAGATTCCGGATTCGATGAATCGGAAGATCCTGAATGTCTTGTCAGCGATTGGAGTGATTGGTCACCCTGTAGCGCTACTTGTGGAAAAGGTATGCAAGTACGTAGCCGGATCCCGCTGGTGATTGGAAATAATGGCGTGGCTGCTACCTTTCTACCTGGCCACTGCAACATGGATACTATGGAGAAAACTGTCTGCATGGCAGATAAACCCGACTGTTCCTTCAGTATGGCCGACGCTAAAG CTATCTGTATGGAAGAGGTAGACCCTGGACCGTGTCGTGGACCTTTCTCTCGTTGGTACTTTGACGCTCACAAGGGGATGTGCATTCCATTTACGTACGGTGGTTGCCGCGGAAATCGGAACAACTTTGAAAGGCGCGAGGATTGCGTCAATACGTGCGAACTATTAGCACGCG CTGGTGGAGATGATCACCTTTCAGATCAGTTTGATGATGATTTTGGTGGATTCAATGGAATGGACAAAGCAAACATGGGTATCAATCATCACCAGAACCATCCACAAGCATCTCCTATTGACTGTATGATCACTGAATGGACACAATGGTCACCTTGCAATGTTACCTGTGGAAAAGGATGGAGAGAGAAACAAAGGATGATCAAG GTTCCAGCCCAAAACGGTGGTAAACCTTGTCCGAAAAAG ATTACGAAAAGACGCCAGTGCTACCGCAGACCCTGCAAGTAA